From the Bacillus sp. FJAT-22090 genome, the window ATATATGTTTTTAGTCTTTATTTTAGTCTTGATATGTATCGTTATGTTTGTCAGTGCAATTATTTTATATCCTATATTTTATTTTTTGCCAATTGAGAAAAGAAAGGGAACGAATCAATTTTTCCTTGTGGTATTAATTGGATCATCCATAACTATTCTTGTATTAAGTCCTTTTATGATGATAGGGGCAATGTATGTGCTGTTAATTTTTTCTATAATAGTGGCTTCGTTTTCGTTGATAGGTTATCTATATTCTAAAACAAAATCTGAAAAAGAAACTAAAGCTGATGTTAGTTAAATAATTGTTATTTTTAAAATAGCGGCTATGTTGACCAAAGAAGCGGTAACAATTTTTTAGATCTAGGTGATAGAAAGAGGATATTATGTATAAAATAAATTTATTATTTTTATTAAGTTTCGGATTATTAACAGGGACTTCTAATCAAGAAACCATTCAAGCTATTGATTTCAAGTCAGATTCGGAATTCATATATTTTTTTGTAAATATAGTAGAGTTCTGGTCTATTATGGTGTTATTATATTTTGTATTTTATTTGTTTCTCCGTAAACATAAAAAAATTATTACGGTAATCTATGAAATGATTTTATTAATAATGTTACATTATATTATCATTGCTCAACGAGATTATATATTTGAGGAATTATCTTGGCGCGCATATGTATGGATTATATTGTTGTTGATTGGTTATTTTGCATTTGGTAGAGATTTGTATTCATTGGTAAAAACAAATAATAAAACATTTAAGGAAAAGTGATTATTTTTATTCCTATAGGAATAGCATACAGCCATTCTTCCTTTTTTAGTTTTAGAAGATAAACCCGGGGATGTTATTAACCTTATAGTTAATCCAATATACTAAAGGTGTCTTTATATTTGAGATAAAAATGGGGGACAAAATAAGTGTATGTAAAAATTTATCAATATTATATTCAAAAAGATAAAGCAGAAGAGTATTTATACATGCAGCAAAAGGCGACTGCAATATATGAGAGATATTTAGATGTACATATTATGTTTTTAAATAGTCAAGTAGATGTCACTAAATGGGTAGAGATTGCTAGATATAAAGATGAAGAAGAATACATAAAAAGTATAAATATCATTAATCATGAAAAAGAAATAAAAGAGCTGTTCGCGTTATTCCAGACTTTTTTGGTTGCTGATAAGAGTGAGGTCCAAGAAGAGAACTTTATAGAAAGAATAGTGAAAAAGATGTAAAATACTTACTTTATTAGTTTAAACTTTTATTGAAGTAAAAGGACAGGATCTAATACGAAAGTGAACGGAACAACTATCCTCACAGGAAATTCAGATATACAAGACCCTAAAAGTTCATATCATATAGGATTAAGAATATGTAGACATCTACTTTCTTAATAGACGTTCGGTAGGAGGAGTCTATTAAGAAGAAACCACCAACCTACATAGAGGATGATGGTTATCTTGTTAATAGATGTACTGCTGTTTTTCTTTGGACTTAAAGGGTAGATAATTTCCTTTGATTTTTAATCCGATTATTCAAATACTCCGTTTCTAAGTATCGTAAAATCTACTTTGATATTTACTTTCATTTCTTTAAACAACTCGTGCCACTTTTCTTGAGTAAGTTTAGAGTTTCTAACAGAGCTTCTATATGATTCCCCAAAACCAAAAACATCTGAATTAATTTTTTGTCCGTATTTTATTACTCTTGACATTTCACGAGATAAATTCTTACTTATAGCTTGTTCAAGTTCTGCCACTATTTTCGAATCTCCTATGTTTAGATCTGACTTAATTTCTAATAATCTTGCTTTAATGGTAATGTGCAAGTCGAATTCAGGAGTATTCGAATTAACTAGTTTCAATTTTCTGTTCGTCTTAACTGTATCAAATGCTAAAGGAATCTCACTAATAGTGTTCTTCCTTAAAGAAGTTGGAATATCTTCTTCTTGTAACTTAGTTTCAAAAATTCCATGTTCGTAATTGTCTCTTATCATCTTTACATAAAAACTATCTTCAGCTGAGAGTCTGCCAGCCATATTACCATCTTTAAAGAGAGCTATTCCCGATATTTCAACGAATTCCTCCTCTTTTTTGATAATTGGCATAACAATGTTTCTACCGGATGAATAATAATCACGTGCTACTTCATGGAGGGTTGATGAAATCATGTGTTCAGATTCAATGTTTTGTGCTAATAATCTAAATATATGTTGACCAATATCCTCGATATTTTCATATTGATATTCAAGTAAGGAGGTCATTGGACCTTCGACGACTGCCATATAAATACCATTACTAACACTAGGGTTTTCTAAGTGTGAATCAATGTAATGATGAATATCATTCTTTGCTA encodes:
- a CDS encoding Ger(x)C family spore germination protein codes for the protein MKKLSFYIITLLLFITLVGCAETNILDRVGLTTLVGYDLGSEDNKMKTTAVIREVNPEFQSNVEVVTTEDETSKGARAKTNRKLSKKIMVGQMRVVLFSEELAKNDIHHYIDSHLENPSVSNGIYMAVVEGPMTSLLEYQYENIEDIGQHIFRLLAQNIESEHMISSTLHEVARDYYSSGRNIVMPIIKKEEEFVEISGIALFKDGNMAGRLSAEDSFYVKMIRDNYEHGIFETKLQEEDIPTSLRKNTISEIPLAFDTVKTNRKLKLVNSNTPEFDLHITIKARLLEIKSDLNIGDSKIVAELEQAISKNLSREMSRVIKYGQKINSDVFGFGESYRSSVRNSKLTQEKWHELFKEMKVNIKVDFTILRNGVFE